The Elusimicrobiota bacterium genome has a window encoding:
- a CDS encoding NADH-quinone oxidoreductase subunit H, which translates to MTLWILAKVAFALGLGLGLAGFLGWVERKQSAVLQDRVGANRASIFGIRLLGLFHPIADALKMLTKEDFVPRNARRVLHTAAPAISLGFALLCLAAFPYGGAVEFAGKAWSLQPVESPAGLVLVLALLSLGVHGIVMAGYASGSNYGLLGGLRGAAQMISYEVCLASSVAGVAFIYGSLDLQEACLWQGRLLGGWLPAWGIFLQPVGFLLFLTAGAAVTKRTPFDLPEGEAEIVGYHVEYSGMKFGMFLMTDFVESIVISALAVTLFLGGWQIPFVAPAGPWGGAAMVASFTAKLMLVLFFLMQVRWTLPRLRFDQLLDLSWKNILPLSLLNFIATVWGVYFLKGGRLWR; encoded by the coding sequence GTGACCTTGTGGATTTTGGCCAAGGTGGCCTTCGCTTTGGGCTTGGGCTTGGGTCTTGCCGGGTTCCTTGGCTGGGTCGAGCGCAAGCAAAGTGCCGTGCTCCAGGACCGCGTCGGCGCCAACCGGGCCTCAATTTTCGGGATAAGACTGTTGGGGCTGTTTCATCCCATCGCGGACGCTCTCAAGATGCTGACCAAGGAGGACTTCGTCCCGAGGAACGCCCGTAGAGTTCTCCACACCGCGGCCCCGGCTATTTCCTTGGGATTCGCTCTCCTCTGTCTGGCGGCGTTCCCCTACGGGGGTGCGGTTGAGTTCGCGGGGAAGGCCTGGAGCCTTCAGCCAGTGGAAAGCCCCGCGGGCTTGGTCCTGGTCCTGGCCCTCTTGTCCTTGGGGGTTCATGGGATTGTGATGGCGGGCTACGCCTCCGGCTCGAACTACGGCCTTTTGGGAGGGCTTAGGGGTGCCGCGCAAATGATTTCCTACGAGGTGTGCCTGGCCTCCAGCGTGGCCGGGGTCGCCTTCATTTACGGGAGCCTCGACCTGCAGGAGGCCTGCCTCTGGCAGGGCCGGCTCCTGGGCGGCTGGCTTCCGGCTTGGGGGATTTTCCTCCAGCCCGTGGGTTTCCTTCTCTTCTTGACCGCGGGGGCGGCCGTCACCAAGCGCACGCCCTTCGACCTTCCGGAGGGGGAGGCCGAGATCGTGGGCTACCATGTGGAATACTCCGGCATGAAATTCGGCATGTTCCTCATGACCGACTTCGTTGAGTCCATCGTGATATCTGCCCTGGCCGTGACCTTGTTTCTTGGCGGCTGGCAGATTCCCTTCGTAGCGCCCGCCGGGCCTTGGGGGGGGGCGGCCATGGTGGCGAGCTTTACCGCCAAACTCATGCTCGTCCTCTTCTTCCTGATGCAGGTGCGCTGGACTTTGCCTCGCCTGCGCTTCGACCAGCTCCTGGATCTAAGCTGGAAGAATATCCTGCCTTTGTCCCTCCTCAATTTCATCGCCACGGTCTGGGGAGTCTACTTCTTGAAGGGGGGACGGCTATGGCGGTGA
- a CDS encoding electron transfer flavoprotein subunit alpha/FixB family protein, producing MAILTVALTPRGKMIPAAYELLTAGRALADSRKEPLCAAVLGSKAPEFAKNLLERGADKVFTLSDPRLDNFNDELHAKTLAALARKEGLGQILLPATVAGRSLAARLSVLLKAGLASEVCEVRQNGTGLKAKRYQYSGNVVSELEFKSQTQVLTVQAMVFPPAEKQAGRAGEIVPVALDASVESRIEFLSYQPEESSEIDLANAERVVSGGRGLGSAEAFKAIRELAQALGAAVGASRAVVDSGWIAYRHQVGLTGRTVRPKLYLACGISGQIQHLAGMSSSGTIIALNTDPDCPMMQMASISVQGDLNELLPLITAEIKRRRGQS from the coding sequence ATGGCTATTTTAACAGTCGCCCTGACCCCGCGCGGGAAAATGATCCCGGCCGCCTACGAGCTCTTGACGGCCGGCCGGGCGCTTGCCGACAGCCGCAAGGAGCCATTGTGCGCCGCGGTTCTCGGCAGCAAGGCCCCCGAGTTCGCCAAGAACCTGCTCGAGCGCGGAGCCGACAAGGTCTTCACGCTATCGGACCCCAGGCTCGACAACTTCAACGACGAGCTCCACGCCAAGACCCTGGCGGCTCTCGCCCGGAAGGAGGGCCTCGGCCAGATTCTTCTTCCCGCCACCGTGGCGGGGCGCTCCTTGGCCGCGCGCCTCTCGGTCCTTCTCAAGGCGGGCCTAGCCTCGGAGGTCTGCGAGGTGCGCCAGAACGGCACGGGCCTCAAGGCCAAGCGCTACCAATATAGCGGCAACGTAGTCTCCGAGCTCGAGTTCAAGTCCCAGACCCAAGTCCTCACGGTCCAGGCCATGGTTTTCCCCCCCGCTGAGAAGCAGGCGGGGCGCGCCGGGGAGATTGTTCCCGTCGCCCTGGATGCGTCGGTCGAGAGTCGCATTGAATTCCTGTCCTACCAGCCGGAGGAGAGCAGCGAGATCGACCTAGCCAACGCCGAGCGAGTGGTCTCGGGCGGCCGGGGCCTTGGCTCGGCGGAGGCCTTCAAGGCCATCCGCGAGCTGGCCCAGGCCCTGGGGGCCGCGGTCGGAGCCAGCCGCGCGGTGGTGGACTCTGGCTGGATCGCCTACCGCCATCAGGTCGGCCTCACCGGTCGCACCGTCAGGCCCAAGCTGTATCTGGCCTGCGGAATCTCCGGCCAGATCCAGCATCTGGCGGGGATGTCCTCCTCCGGGACCATCATCGCCCTCAATACCGATCCGGACTGCCCCATGATGCAGATGGCCAGCATCTCCGTCCAGGGAGACCTCAACGAGCTCCTCCCACTCATCACCGCCGAGATCAAAAGGCGGCGAGGTCAGTCTTAA
- a CDS encoding DNA integrity scanning protein DisA nucleotide-binding domain protein: protein MNQNPFEAFGLSDFLDIGLVAVLIYALLVWFKRTKTAFVARGLLMLALVYTLARVMRMYMTVWIFQGFFAILFIAIVVIFQEELRSFFERIAVWSLTGASPQEEPVSRQTEIIVRSLSDLAHDRIGALVVLKGRDPLDRHVEGGWDLDGEMSEALIKSIFDSHSLGHDGALLIENGRVSRFGAHLPLSKEFGKITNMGTRHTAALGLSERTDALCLVASQEHGTIAMARGGEISQVSNLRTLQKTVEKFLEALAPHTREESFRHFFRHNVGEKLIALGLAVLIWLFFVGFGGIR from the coding sequence ATGAACCAGAACCCTTTCGAGGCCTTCGGCCTGTCCGACTTCTTGGACATCGGCTTGGTGGCCGTGCTCATTTACGCCCTCTTGGTATGGTTCAAGCGCACCAAGACCGCCTTCGTGGCGCGAGGGCTTCTCATGCTGGCATTGGTCTACACCTTGGCCCGGGTCATGCGCATGTACATGACGGTTTGGATATTCCAGGGGTTCTTCGCGATCCTATTCATAGCCATCGTGGTCATTTTCCAAGAGGAGCTGAGGAGCTTTTTCGAGCGCATCGCGGTGTGGAGCCTCACCGGCGCCAGCCCCCAGGAGGAGCCGGTCTCGCGCCAGACTGAGATCATCGTGAGGTCCTTGTCGGATCTTGCCCACGACCGGATCGGGGCTTTGGTGGTCCTCAAGGGGCGCGATCCCCTGGACCGGCACGTGGAGGGGGGTTGGGACTTGGACGGGGAGATGTCGGAGGCCCTCATTAAGAGCATCTTCGACTCGCACTCCCTCGGTCATGACGGGGCTCTTCTCATCGAGAACGGCCGGGTCAGCCGCTTCGGGGCTCATCTGCCCCTGTCCAAGGAATTCGGGAAAATCACGAACATGGGCACGCGGCACACCGCGGCCCTCGGTCTCTCCGAGCGCACAGACGCCCTGTGCCTGGTGGCCAGTCAAGAGCACGGCACCATCGCCATGGCCCGGGGCGGGGAGATATCGCAGGTGAGCAACCTCAGGACCCTCCAGAAGACCGTGGAGAAATTCCTGGAGGCCTTGGCTCCCCATACCCGCGAGGAAAGCTTTAGGCATTTTTTCCGGCACAACGTGGGGGAAAAGCTCATTGCCCTGGGTCTCGCGGTCCTCATCTGGCTGTTTTTCGTGGGATTCGGCGGCATCCGATGA
- a CDS encoding (2Fe-2S)-binding protein: MAKFTLNGKPVEAPEGTLVLEAAKKAGVEIPHYCYHPALGNPGNCRLCVVEVEGAPKPMVSCRLPVKDGLVVKSDSEAARRAQSASLEFHLVNHPLDCPVCDQSGECGLQDYYMKIGRYQSQVREDKLHKGKRMPIGPHVMLDQERCVLCTRCTRFVDQVTGTRELGIFGRGHMERVDLIPGMALDNAYSGNVVDICPVGALTERDFRYKVRVWYLEETDTICPGCARGCNISLHTNTQRTWHNEGRRAARIKPRHNPEVNGYWICDEGRYGYKSLDQDRLGRVIRLKPRQELSWERALDEVAAALKNGFKAKGPEGLAVIASGAFSNEDWAAMKRLFCDVLGVRRFLFSPEPDQVGEEDGLLRRREKVPNLKGGEAFGFGTEIPSKSWESLAREIEAGLVWGLYIVDRDAAKVWKDKAAGLFSRLDLAVFQGSCKGKTGDLTHYRLPATAYAEEDGHFTNFEGKTQFYRKALEPLGQARTDWRIFSELGERLTQSAPLEAAP; the protein is encoded by the coding sequence ATGGCTAAATTCACCTTGAACGGCAAGCCCGTGGAGGCTCCCGAGGGAACGTTGGTCTTGGAGGCCGCCAAGAAGGCCGGCGTCGAGATCCCGCATTACTGCTACCACCCGGCCCTGGGCAACCCCGGCAACTGCCGCCTATGCGTGGTGGAGGTGGAGGGCGCGCCCAAGCCCATGGTTTCCTGCCGCCTGCCGGTCAAGGATGGCCTCGTGGTGAAAAGCGATTCCGAGGCTGCTCGCCGCGCGCAGTCGGCCTCGCTCGAGTTCCACCTCGTGAACCACCCGCTGGATTGCCCGGTCTGCGACCAGAGCGGGGAATGCGGCCTGCAGGACTATTACATGAAGATCGGCCGCTACCAAAGCCAGGTGCGAGAGGATAAGCTCCACAAGGGCAAGCGCATGCCCATCGGCCCCCACGTGATGCTCGACCAGGAGCGCTGCGTTCTTTGCACCCGCTGCACGCGCTTCGTGGATCAGGTGACTGGCACCCGCGAACTCGGGATTTTCGGCCGCGGCCATATGGAGCGCGTGGACCTCATCCCCGGCATGGCCTTGGACAACGCTTATTCCGGGAACGTCGTGGACATCTGCCCGGTCGGGGCCCTCACGGAGCGTGATTTTCGCTACAAGGTTCGGGTATGGTACCTGGAAGAGACCGACACTATTTGCCCCGGCTGCGCGCGGGGCTGCAACATCTCGCTTCACACCAACACCCAGAGGACCTGGCACAACGAGGGGCGCCGGGCCGCGCGCATCAAGCCCCGCCACAACCCCGAGGTCAACGGCTACTGGATTTGCGACGAGGGCCGCTACGGCTACAAAAGCCTGGATCAAGACCGTCTGGGCCGCGTCATTAGGCTCAAACCCCGACAGGAACTATCCTGGGAGAGGGCTTTGGACGAGGTGGCCGCGGCCCTGAAAAATGGTTTCAAGGCCAAGGGTCCGGAGGGGCTTGCCGTGATCGCCTCGGGGGCCTTTTCCAACGAGGATTGGGCCGCCATGAAGAGGCTATTTTGCGACGTGCTGGGGGTGCGCCGCTTCCTATTTTCCCCGGAGCCCGACCAGGTCGGGGAGGAGGACGGGCTCCTGCGCCGCCGCGAGAAAGTGCCCAACCTCAAAGGGGGGGAGGCCTTCGGCTTCGGGACCGAGATCCCATCTAAGTCCTGGGAGTCCTTGGCTCGGGAGATAGAGGCAGGCCTGGTTTGGGGCCTCTACATCGTGGACCGGGACGCGGCCAAGGTGTGGAAGGACAAAGCCGCCGGGCTTTTCTCGCGCCTTGACCTCGCAGTTTTTCAGGGCTCATGTAAAGGAAAGACCGGTGATCTGACCCATTACCGCCTGCCCGCCACGGCCTACGCGGAGGAGGACGGCCATTTCACGAATTTCGAGGGCAAGACCCAATTCTACCGCAAGGCCTTGGAGCCGTTGGGCCAAGCGCGAACGGATTGGCGCATTTTTTCCGAGCTCGGCGAGCGCCTGACCCAAAGCGCGCCGCTGGAGGCGGCGCCGTGA
- the nuoB gene encoding NADH-quinone oxidoreductase subunit NuoB → MPVDDFAPAGTLTTQLDAALGWARKYSIFQYPFVTACCGMEYMSTAASHYDMDRFGAGFPRFSPRQADVLMVVGTISHKIAPVLRRIYDQMAAPKWVVAFGVCTCTGGFYNDYATVQGIDTILPVDLYIPGCPPRPETVLQGLILLQEKIQRQGRRGA, encoded by the coding sequence ATGCCGGTAGACGATTTCGCTCCCGCGGGCACGCTCACGACCCAGCTTGACGCGGCCCTGGGCTGGGCGCGCAAGTATTCCATCTTTCAATATCCCTTCGTGACCGCCTGCTGCGGCATGGAGTATATGTCCACCGCGGCCTCGCATTACGACATGGACCGCTTCGGTGCGGGGTTTCCGCGCTTCTCTCCGCGTCAGGCAGACGTCTTGATGGTGGTGGGTACCATAAGCCACAAGATCGCCCCGGTCTTGAGGCGCATCTACGACCAGATGGCCGCTCCCAAGTGGGTGGTGGCCTTTGGGGTGTGCACCTGCACTGGAGGTTTTTACAACGACTATGCCACGGTGCAGGGCATAGACACGATTCTTCCCGTGGACCTCTACATCCCGGGCTGCCCGCCTCGGCCCGAGACGGTCCTGCAGGGGCTCATTCTCCTCCAGGAGAAAATCCAGAGGCAGGGCAGGCGGGGGGCTTAA
- a CDS encoding DHH family phosphoesterase, which yields MKISFHARRLLSFLDQEAGKLRPLTILTHDHPDPDSLASAWALAHLVQGVAKVRTRILYGGIIGRAENRLMAERLTIPAHPLRKGELAQAQHLALVDTQPPFRNNRCPPRRKPDLIIDHHPRHADTQADLLLIDESVGATSTILAEALLASGIKIPKSLATAIVYGIGSETQNLGREAGDRDIAVYQALWPKAHMKALWRISYPKRPGAFFSILARGIRNAFVCRNIIGVSLGPLQTPDRVAQIADFLLTHEKMGWSVVTGRWQGRLYISLRTNDPSGRAGRLLKRLLGGGNRGGGHSMIAGGSIEVGVEAPEPRWQEKEEEVVCAFLTSQGIKEPSQRVYPFRDESA from the coding sequence ATGAAAATCTCTTTTCATGCTCGGCGCCTTCTCTCCTTCCTGGACCAGGAGGCCGGCAAACTCAGACCCCTGACGATCTTGACCCACGACCATCCGGATCCGGATTCCCTCGCGAGCGCCTGGGCCTTGGCGCACCTTGTCCAGGGGGTGGCCAAGGTGCGTACGCGCATCCTCTACGGAGGAATCATCGGCCGGGCCGAGAACCGCCTGATGGCCGAACGCCTGACCATCCCGGCCCATCCCCTGCGCAAGGGAGAGCTTGCCCAGGCCCAGCATTTGGCCTTGGTGGACACCCAGCCGCCTTTTCGCAACAACCGCTGTCCGCCGCGCCGCAAGCCGGACCTCATCATAGATCACCACCCGCGCCACGCCGACACGCAGGCTGATCTTCTCCTGATAGACGAGAGCGTGGGAGCTACCAGCACCATATTGGCCGAGGCCCTGCTCGCCTCCGGCATCAAGATCCCCAAGAGCCTTGCCACCGCCATCGTCTACGGGATCGGCTCCGAGACGCAGAACCTGGGGCGGGAGGCCGGAGATCGGGACATCGCGGTCTACCAGGCCCTCTGGCCGAAGGCTCACATGAAGGCCCTTTGGCGGATTTCCTATCCCAAGAGGCCGGGGGCATTTTTTTCAATCCTGGCCCGCGGCATCCGCAACGCCTTTGTATGCCGCAACATCATCGGAGTAAGCCTCGGCCCCCTGCAGACCCCGGACCGCGTGGCTCAGATCGCGGACTTTCTCCTCACTCACGAAAAAATGGGCTGGTCGGTGGTCACCGGGCGCTGGCAGGGGCGGCTCTACATCTCGCTGCGCACCAACGATCCTTCCGGGAGGGCAGGAAGGCTCTTGAAGCGCCTGCTCGGGGGTGGAAACCGGGGCGGGGGCCACTCCATGATCGCCGGGGGCTCCATCGAGGTCGGGGTCGAGGCTCCCGAACCGAGATGGCAGGAGAAGGAGGAGGAGGTCGTCTGCGCCTTCCTCACGAGCCAGGGGATCAAGGAGCCCTCCCAGCGCGTTTATCCCTTTCGCGACGAGTCGGCGTAG
- the nuoF gene encoding NADH-quinone oxidoreductase subunit NuoF — MECLGACDYAPALLVNETLVGAASQESIAASLGQGDIPDFRSRRDPVAQGYETTRILTRHFNEERLAELPVYRSLGGYQGLEKALSLSRIELIEEVKKSNLRGLGGAGFPTGMKWATVPADGKVPGPRYVVANADESEPGCFKDRVLIERSPHQLLEGLLIAAYAIGAKDAFVFIRGEYGIQYRVLRKAVAEAEKAGLVGGNILGKEFSCRVRIMRGAGAYISGLDTALLESMEGKKAWPRQPPPFPTVAGLMGRPTVVNNVETLSMLPAIAFNGGEWFAKIGVPKCGGTAVYSVSGHVERPGVYEFPMGAPLRRILEAAGGVRDGKKLKAVIPGGASTPVLSSHEIDVSMDFEGLRGVGSFLGAGGVIVLDETVNMAEVAHNIERFLAHESCGQCTPCREGSEWTVRILERILAGRGVGGDLPNLQRIGENITGKVICALGDTVGVVTRGFMKKFPKDFERHG; from the coding sequence ATGGAATGCCTGGGGGCCTGCGACTACGCCCCGGCCCTGCTGGTCAACGAAACCTTGGTCGGAGCCGCGAGCCAGGAGTCCATCGCCGCGTCGCTGGGCCAGGGGGATATCCCCGATTTCCGGTCCCGCCGCGATCCCGTGGCCCAGGGCTACGAGACCACCCGAATATTGACGAGGCATTTCAATGAAGAGAGGCTTGCCGAACTGCCGGTGTACCGTTCTTTGGGAGGCTATCAAGGCCTTGAAAAGGCTCTGAGCCTCTCCCGGATTGAACTGATCGAGGAAGTCAAGAAGTCGAATCTGCGGGGCCTGGGCGGGGCGGGATTTCCGACGGGGATGAAGTGGGCCACGGTGCCTGCCGATGGAAAGGTTCCGGGCCCCCGCTACGTGGTGGCCAATGCCGACGAGTCAGAGCCCGGCTGCTTCAAGGACCGCGTGCTCATCGAACGCTCCCCCCATCAACTTTTGGAGGGCCTCCTTATCGCTGCTTATGCCATCGGGGCCAAGGACGCCTTCGTCTTCATTCGCGGGGAGTACGGGATCCAGTACCGCGTCTTAAGGAAAGCCGTGGCAGAGGCCGAGAAAGCGGGCCTTGTCGGCGGCAATATTCTAGGAAAGGAATTTTCCTGCCGGGTCAGGATCATGCGCGGGGCCGGGGCCTATATCTCGGGCCTGGACACGGCACTTCTGGAGAGCATGGAAGGCAAGAAGGCATGGCCCCGGCAGCCTCCGCCCTTTCCGACCGTGGCCGGCCTCATGGGCAGGCCCACGGTCGTCAACAACGTGGAGACTCTGTCCATGCTGCCCGCAATCGCTTTTAACGGCGGGGAGTGGTTCGCCAAGATCGGCGTCCCCAAATGCGGCGGGACCGCGGTGTACAGCGTGAGCGGCCACGTTGAGCGGCCGGGGGTCTACGAGTTCCCGATGGGTGCCCCGTTGCGCCGCATACTCGAAGCGGCGGGGGGCGTGCGCGACGGCAAGAAGCTCAAGGCCGTGATCCCGGGCGGGGCCTCCACGCCCGTACTCTCCTCCCATGAGATCGACGTGTCCATGGATTTCGAGGGCCTGCGCGGGGTCGGCTCCTTCCTGGGAGCGGGAGGCGTGATCGTCCTCGATGAGACCGTGAACATGGCGGAGGTCGCCCACAACATCGAGCGCTTCCTCGCCCACGAGTCCTGCGGACAGTGCACTCCCTGCCGGGAAGGCAGCGAGTGGACGGTGAGGATCTTGGAGCGGATCCTCGCGGGGCGGGGCGTGGGGGGGGATTTGCCCAACCTTCAGCGCATCGGCGAGAATATCACCGGCAAGGTCATCTGCGCCCTGGGCGACACGGTCGGGGTCGTGACCCGGGGCTTCATGAAGAAATTCCCCAAGGATTTCGAGAGGCATGGCTAA
- a CDS encoding NADH-quinone oxidoreductase subunit I yields MAVIVRPVSRPSRTFREQIYLWEVWRGLLVTFRHLFVNLSRHARRSVGLAAPEGAVTVQYPEDPAVLGKRARTRHRLLKRGDGSPRCTSCLLCETICPAKCIHITAEDSPDVLVEKRAKTFDIDLGLCVFCGYCVEACPVDAIHMDANEVELSSYSRKDMIWTLPELMGDKKKQ; encoded by the coding sequence ATGGCGGTGATAGTCCGTCCCGTTTCTCGCCCGAGCCGCACTTTCAGGGAACAGATTTACCTGTGGGAAGTGTGGAGAGGCCTTCTCGTCACCTTCCGCCACCTGTTCGTGAATCTTTCTCGCCACGCCAGGCGCTCCGTGGGCCTTGCGGCGCCGGAGGGAGCCGTCACCGTCCAGTATCCGGAGGACCCGGCTGTCCTGGGAAAAAGGGCGCGCACCCGGCACAGGCTGCTCAAGCGAGGGGACGGCTCGCCGCGCTGCACGTCCTGTCTTCTCTGCGAGACCATTTGCCCGGCCAAATGCATCCATATCACGGCCGAGGACAGCCCCGACGTCCTGGTGGAGAAGCGCGCCAAGACCTTCGACATCGACCTCGGGCTTTGCGTCTTCTGCGGCTATTGCGTGGAGGCTTGCCCAGTGGACGCCATCCATATGGACGCCAACGAGGTCGAGCTTTCCTCGTACAGCCGCAAGGACATGATCTGGACCTTGCCCGAGCTCATGGGGGACAAGAAAAAGCAATGA
- a CDS encoding NADH-quinone oxidoreductase subunit D, which translates to MRTQKTYMLNMGPAHPAMHGVVRLILELEGERIVSTDVEIGYLHRAFEKHAESETWNNVVPWTDRLNYVSPLINNSGYCLAVEKLAGITIPERGQYLRVIASELSRVTDHLTCVGASAMELGSFTVFLYLVKAREYLYQLIDSLTGARVTTSYTRVGGVKADMPADFPAGCLAAFKKVREALAESDKLLTRNRIFMDRMEGTGAITQADALAYGITGPFLRSTGIPYDVRRAHPYLVYDRLDFEVPVGAKGDNFDRYLVRLAEMEQSLRLVEQCFKKIPDGAHSLEPSEMKDAFEFQDAGKQGETALLSKYRAKVDQTLQGAGRESFGAVKAAERSAVLPPKEETYGNIEGLMNHFELIMWSWGIKIPAGEGYCAVEGGNGELGFHVVSSGEDRPYRVRCRPPCFFIMAALPKLLNGSYVADVIPTFGSVNMIAGELDR; encoded by the coding sequence ATGAGAACCCAAAAAACCTATATGCTCAACATGGGCCCCGCCCACCCGGCGATGCACGGGGTGGTGAGGCTTATTCTGGAATTGGAGGGAGAACGCATCGTTTCCACCGACGTCGAGATTGGCTACCTTCACCGGGCTTTCGAGAAGCACGCGGAGTCCGAGACCTGGAACAACGTCGTGCCCTGGACGGACCGTTTGAACTACGTCTCTCCCCTCATCAACAATTCGGGCTACTGCCTGGCCGTGGAGAAGCTGGCCGGGATCACGATTCCCGAGAGAGGCCAATACCTGAGAGTGATCGCCTCCGAGCTCTCTCGCGTGACCGACCATCTGACCTGCGTCGGGGCCAGCGCCATGGAGCTCGGCTCCTTCACTGTCTTCCTTTATCTTGTCAAGGCTCGGGAGTACCTCTACCAGCTCATCGACAGCTTGACTGGCGCGCGCGTCACCACCTCCTACACCCGGGTGGGCGGGGTCAAGGCCGACATGCCGGCGGATTTTCCCGCGGGTTGCCTCGCGGCCTTCAAGAAAGTCCGAGAGGCCCTTGCCGAATCAGACAAGCTCCTCACCCGCAATAGGATTTTCATGGACCGCATGGAGGGAACCGGCGCCATCACCCAGGCAGACGCCTTGGCTTACGGCATAACGGGGCCCTTCCTGCGTTCGACCGGCATCCCCTACGACGTGCGCCGGGCCCATCCGTATCTCGTCTACGACCGGCTCGACTTCGAGGTCCCGGTGGGCGCCAAGGGGGATAATTTCGACCGCTATCTCGTGCGCCTGGCCGAGATGGAGCAGAGCCTGCGCTTAGTCGAGCAGTGTTTCAAGAAGATCCCGGACGGGGCGCACAGCCTCGAGCCCTCGGAGATGAAGGACGCCTTCGAGTTCCAGGACGCGGGCAAGCAGGGCGAGACGGCTCTCTTATCCAAGTACAGAGCCAAGGTGGATCAGACTTTGCAGGGGGCGGGCCGGGAGAGCTTCGGCGCGGTCAAGGCCGCGGAGCGTTCGGCCGTGCTGCCGCCAAAGGAGGAGACCTACGGCAATATCGAGGGGCTCATGAACCATTTCGAGCTTATCATGTGGAGCTGGGGGATCAAAATCCCGGCCGGCGAGGGTTATTGCGCCGTCGAGGGGGGAAACGGCGAGCTCGGGTTCCACGTCGTGTCATCGGGAGAAGATCGGCCTTACCGCGTGCGCTGCAGGCCTCCTTGCTTTTTCATCATGGCGGCTCTGCCCAAGCTCTTGAATGGCTCCTACGTGGCCGACGTGATCCCCACCTTCGGCTCCGTGAACATGATCGCGGGAGAGCTGGACCGGTGA
- a CDS encoding NADH-quinone oxidoreductase subunit A: MNAVAFLFNLILVSVLITVLLKAGSWLGPRPAHQGDADMPYETGMPPIEAAVGKMSVLFYRFAVLFVVFDVDLAFLLPWALNRPFFGLGQLLVLTSFVGLLGLMLSYFWRKGVLECR; the protein is encoded by the coding sequence ATGAACGCCGTCGCCTTCCTCTTCAATTTGATCCTGGTCTCGGTCTTGATCACGGTATTGCTCAAGGCTGGGTCCTGGCTCGGGCCGCGCCCGGCCCATCAGGGAGACGCGGATATGCCCTACGAGACCGGGATGCCGCCGATCGAGGCGGCTGTCGGGAAAATGTCCGTGCTTTTTTATCGCTTCGCCGTGCTGTTCGTGGTATTCGACGTGGATCTGGCCTTTCTCCTGCCCTGGGCCCTCAATCGGCCCTTTTTTGGCCTAGGCCAGCTCCTGGTCCTGACCTCCTTCGTGGGGCTCCTGGGCCTCATGCTCTCCTATTTCTGGCGCAAGGGAGTCCTGGAATGCCGGTAG
- a CDS encoding NADH-quinone oxidoreductase subunit C has translation MEFESRWVGPGRAFDVLKYLKEEGYNVLADLFGVDYSKLGREPRFEVVYRLACLNPDTGLEDKPRVEVHCATAEEPELRSVASLWPAADWLEREVWDMFGIRFVDRPEIKRILLYEAFSGHPLRKDYPIAKRQPLIGPPAGEAENNPSFNSQRPALKYE, from the coding sequence ATGGAATTCGAGAGCCGCTGGGTGGGGCCGGGACGGGCCTTCGATGTGCTCAAATACCTCAAGGAGGAGGGATACAACGTTTTAGCGGATCTCTTTGGCGTGGATTATTCCAAGCTGGGACGAGAGCCTCGCTTCGAGGTGGTCTATCGCCTGGCGTGCCTCAACCCTGACACGGGCTTGGAGGACAAGCCTCGCGTGGAGGTCCATTGCGCGACGGCAGAGGAGCCGGAGCTGCGCTCGGTGGCTTCTCTTTGGCCGGCCGCGGATTGGCTGGAGCGCGAGGTTTGGGACATGTTCGGAATCCGATTTGTCGACCGCCCCGAGATCAAGCGGATCCTCCTTTACGAGGCGTTCTCGGGGCATCCCCTGCGCAAGGATTATCCCATCGCCAAGAGACAGCCCCTCATCGGCCCGCCCGCCGGCGAGGCAGAGAACAACCCGAGCTTCAACAGCCAAAGGCCCGCGCTCAAGTACGAATGA